In Saccharomyces paradoxus chromosome IV, complete sequence, the DNA window CGCTTTCGTCTCTTTTGATAAGGCCAGAGGAGGGGTTTACTTTGTCGCCAGCTGTATTAGCTGCCACCGACTTTGCGATTAAGGTCACAAATAGTAGGTAAAATGATATTAATAGTTGTTTCATGAGTGATGTCGATACCGATTTTACACAAATACAGtaataaaaggaaaattgcCAAGACCATCACGAAGTTGGACGAAGCAATTTGCATCTCTtaaatatgaaatattAAACGATCATGAATATGCAGCGAAGGCTAGAATtaatgtgaaaaaattttctttcaaggaatattgatgattctGTGAGCATAGAATCAAGGTTTAGCGGTTTCTACTaagcttcttttttgccaATGGCGAATAGAATACACCATGTAAATGCTGATCCGATCTTCCCTGTCAGTTTTATCGTCATGTGCGCGCGTGTAGGCacgaaaaaaagaaaagaccGCTATTTCTCCATTCTAAATGacaagagaagaagataaggttTGGCAGCGCCCTGAAAACGCCTCAGGAACCAAAAAAACATAAGAaaagtttgtttttttctttttaaggcgatttttcaaaatatttgttaTCAAAATAGAGAGGAGACCTACACAATCTATTAGCCACAGCCAGAGAAGAGTTACCAAATAATGGCAAAAGTCCTTCGAACATCTTAAAATCACTCTCAAATATGGCTCGACAGTCTAACTTTTCTACTTCATGCAGTAACAGACATTCTACAATAAGTGTGTCTTCGTGGTAAAATGAAGGCGGACTTCAATAACTCTGTAACGGAGTGTTCTCTGCTAAAGGAGCAACGAACATTTCGGAATAGTATAGGAACAGCTGTAAAAGGGAATTCCTCACTCTCCTGGACCAAGGCTAACTACAGAAGCCTGtgatcttcttcaattttaacGGAATAATGcatcaaagaaatagtGATTATGTAAGCCGTCGACAAGCGATATAATTTTTATCCTTAATTGGAATGCCCCgttgagaaagaagaaaaaaggaaaagaagaaggaagtaCGAAAACGCTCTTTGTTGGGCAGTAAACGGGGCGCGGCAGGTCTTAATTCAGAGttaaaatttaaaatttgaCGTAAGCAAAgcttaaaattttttttgcagtCCTTTTTTCCTACCGCTTTTCGTTAGAAAGCGGGAGCGCACCGCCACAAAATTTCCTAAAGAAGATCTGTCAATCATTAAGTTTTGCTTTGTCGGCCTTTAGGCTATGCTTTCAGGCAAAAATTAAGATTTCTTCGTAGAGATCGGAGCGATGCGCCCAGTAAGTAAACTGctgtaaaaaattttcttcgatCAGGTGGCGTATGAAGGAGGAGATCggtaaaagaagaaaaaataaacaagaaattACATCAGTCACCTGGGTGCTGCCGCGTGTCTCAGTAGATGgtgaaataaaagatttccTATCTTAGTAATCGTTGATATCAGCGGCTTGCACCTCAGTTGCGTCCAAGCTTTAACATACTTTTTACTTTTACTTTTTGctaaatgaaaaaaaaaaaaaaagaaaaagaaacgtgGGTTTAGAGAGCAGAAAGCTCCGAAAATCCATTTTCGTAACTGAAAATTTATGGTTAACACTTTTAAGACTTCGTTCCCTTTTGTTAGGTAAAATTTTAGGTTGCCAAAAGAGCACTACTCACAACACCAGGAGTGGggaaaaagagaaaagaaaaaagaaaaaaaagagaagtgGCATTGGTCATTCTTTACATTTCATTGGCTTCTTTCcgttaaatttttatttatttttataaattAAGGTTAAGATTGTAGCGTGATGTTGTATGTCACTGTCACTTTCGATCGGATGATACTTGACTAGTTCTATGTATTATTCTCTGAGAAGTTAAGTCAGAAACCGCTATCTTGCTAGAGCCCATTCTGGATACTCTGTTTTGTAGCaccactttttttttccggtTTCTTCGTCAGTCTTGGTGGATTCGTACAGATATGCGTGTAACCAGAGATCAAGGTCATTAGGGCCAGGATCACTATACAAATCAGATTCACAAACAgaacatttttcttgctttaATACCTCACCGTACCCGACACCATCATAGAACCAACTTTTTGCAGGCTTGCTTTTCCCTATTTCATCCAATTTAGCCATAACTGTATCGAAGTCAACCTGTCCACCTTTTCCTAGATTGCTACCCCATACTTCGTCGTTCGAATAAATAGGATCATTAGCAATCGGGTGGCCTAAGTATTGTAAATGTACCCTAATTTGGTGTGATCGCCCGGTAAGCGGTTTGCACTTTACAACGCTAGTTTTTCCATCGTAGCTGATTCTGTTGAAAACAGTTTTTGCATGCTTGGCACCTTCCTCCTCCATTTGGCACACTGCATTAAGAGCAAGCCTTGGTTCGACCAGTTTTAAAGGCTTTTCAACAATTATCTCCATTTCTGGAAATTCTCCAACCACCCTGGCCACGTATTCTTTAGTAACTTCTCGAGTTTTTAGTTGATCACCGATATCATCAGCTCCCTTCGGGGTTTTTGCCAAAAACATTAATCCGCTTGTGAGCCTATCTAATCTATTACATGGATTTACGACAATCCCTAGATTATTTTGTAGCATCTTCGTAATCGTATTAAACCGATATCGGCCAGTTGGGTGAACAGGTATACCACTTGGTTTATCAATAACCATTATgttatcatcttcaaaaataaccTTTATGGGCCTAGAAGTAACTGGAGGCTCATGTCTATGCACTTGATGCGTTATCAGATCACCATTGTGAATTACAGAAGATAGGTCCGCAGCCTTATCGTTTAAGCAAACTTCCCCGTTGGCAATTGTTCTTTTATAGTATTCAGGTTCACGATCTCGAAATTCAGACGTGAAGACATCgaccaattttttatctctCCAACGCTCTTTGCAAAAGGTCCTGTAGATAAAATGGTAGGGCTTGATTTTCCTTAGGGGCCCATCGATGACGGCTTTATACTCCGGATCTAGTTGTCTATGTTTCTCCTTCTTACTCCCTGTCGTTCTTGATTGGAAAGTGGATCCGCCGATCAGACTTGGCAGCTTTTTTGGTTGAGTtcgttttattttttttcttttttgaatttcctTCTCTCTTTCAACCTCATTTTGTAAAtgttcatcaaattcatttgACGTTGCATTACCTGCAGAAGAAAGACCTGCGGATAACGCGTTTCTTTTGACATGCCGAGTCATGATTATTGGCACTGTAAAGAACTTTCTTAAACtattatttctttgcaTAAGTTTCCTATTCTATTATACGAGcattcattcatttttatcctattcttgaacttttttcttgcttcGGCCGTTAAATTCTTCTGTTCTTAAGTGCTTTGCTGTTTGTTAGATCGAAAAAATCTGATTCACAGAGAAATCACGTTGCTTCAACGAATAAATTCTATAATGCATATATTACCTAACATATATAAGGGAAACGGCGCCATTCATGTTGGCTTTTAATTGCATATTACGTCTCCTTCTTTCCAGCTCCAAGGATTGCGATACGAAAAATTATGAAGGTCCATTTTTTAAGAAGGCTATCAAGTCTATGCCGCTACTATCACTATTGTTCTGCGTCCCCCTTATTAGATTAGTAGTCGTACCAGGTATTGTGGGCCCGAGAAGATAATCTTCGGATATAGTAGCCTCCGGATAGCG includes these proteins:
- the PUS9 gene encoding pseudouridine synthase PUS9 (Mitochondrial tRNA:pseudouridine synthase~similar to YDL036C), whose translation is MQRNNSLRKFFTVPIIMTRHVKRNALSAGLSSAGNATSNEFDEHLQNEVEREKEIQKRKKIKRTQPKKLPSLIGGSTFQSRTTGSKKEKHRQLDPEYKAVIDGPLRKIKPYHFIYRTFCKERWRDKKLVDVFTSEFRDREPEYYKRTIANGEVCLNDKAADLSSVIHNGDLITHQVHRHEPPVTSRPIKVIFEDDNIMVIDKPSGIPVHPTGRYRFNTITKMLQNNLGIVVNPCNRLDRLTSGLMFLAKTPKGADDIGDQLKTREVTKEYVARVVGEFPEMEIIVEKPLKLVEPRLALNAVCQMEEEGAKHAKTVFNRISYDGKTSVVKCKPLTGRSHQIRVHLQYLGHPIANDPIYSNDEVWGSNLGKGGQVDFDTVMAKLDEIGKSKPAKSWFYDGVGYGEVLKQEKCSVCESDLYSDPGPNDLDLWLHAYLYESTKTDEETGKKKWCYKTEYPEWALAR